In Anaerolineales bacterium, the following proteins share a genomic window:
- a CDS encoding phage portal protein encodes MGVMRRAGKGVGDFIGGVMDGIQGGAAAKAQAPRAVSLLSGEDRYGSGANLAVTYNQQDLYQRLAWVSTAISVVAQLAAAGTFNVYAMDGEERRDLPNHPYELLHRSPNPFWTGIEFWRAFFSFEYLTGSGYAWLKRPSETVPPSEMWIIPSHKILPIPDGRLGIASYKYEPGGGLPPTFLEPWEILCSREFHPLSTYSGLSRISQLATIAEGDMAMQRHNTSYFRDQGGKMPGVLTFADQVPDDQWVEIERDVKNHDKSGRILLLRNTGQGVNWVSTAMSRKDMEFLAGRTANKEEIYEWLAPGLYSWLAVNSTEANSKSGRDAFYEASVWPRHVSLAEKITAHILPAYGNNLIGAFEDVRPRDGEQKLREQQAYERTHTIDQVNKKFYGEDPLPGGLGERLVRDGSMESLGAQEASPAPLAAGKVAASSPEAEREREQFKRYAMKRLQEGKPEKVADFRFEHLGEDEQTALKAQLLGGEWSLKQKLQSLIDEVRENV; translated from the coding sequence ATGGGAGTGATGCGGCGAGCAGGCAAAGGGGTCGGCGATTTTATTGGCGGCGTCATGGATGGCATCCAAGGCGGCGCGGCCGCCAAGGCGCAGGCGCCGCGGGCGGTGAGTTTGTTGTCCGGCGAGGACCGCTATGGCTCCGGTGCCAACCTGGCAGTGACGTACAACCAGCAGGACTTATACCAGCGTCTGGCCTGGGTGAGTACCGCAATTTCTGTTGTGGCCCAGTTGGCGGCAGCTGGTACGTTTAACGTGTACGCAATGGATGGGGAGGAGAGGCGCGACCTTCCAAACCACCCCTATGAGCTTTTGCATCGCAGCCCAAATCCGTTTTGGACGGGTATCGAGTTTTGGCGAGCCTTTTTTTCGTTTGAGTATTTAACAGGCAGCGGATACGCTTGGCTCAAGCGGCCTAGTGAAACTGTACCTCCTTCAGAGATGTGGATTATCCCAAGTCATAAAATTCTACCCATACCTGATGGTCGCCTAGGCATAGCCTCTTACAAATATGAGCCCGGGGGTGGGCTCCCCCCAACATTCTTGGAGCCGTGGGAGATTTTGTGCTCGCGTGAGTTTCACCCGCTAAGCACTTATTCCGGGCTCTCACGCATTTCGCAGTTAGCGACGATAGCTGAGGGTGATATGGCCATGCAACGGCATAACACCAGCTATTTCCGCGACCAGGGTGGCAAGATGCCGGGGGTGCTGACGTTTGCCGATCAAGTCCCAGACGATCAATGGGTCGAAATCGAAAGAGACGTCAAGAATCACGACAAAAGCGGGCGTATCCTGCTATTGCGCAACACAGGGCAAGGGGTCAATTGGGTTAGCACGGCCATGAGCCGCAAAGACATGGAGTTTCTTGCTGGGCGCACAGCGAACAAAGAAGAAATCTACGAGTGGCTGGCACCAGGTCTCTATAGCTGGTTGGCAGTTAACTCCACTGAGGCTAATTCCAAATCCGGGCGAGATGCGTTCTATGAGGCTAGTGTGTGGCCGCGCCATGTTTCGCTGGCAGAAAAGATTACGGCCCACATCCTGCCTGCCTATGGGAATAATCTAATAGGAGCCTTTGAAGACGTGCGCCCGCGGGATGGCGAACAGAAGCTCCGGGAGCAGCAGGCCTACGAGCGTACCCACACCATCGACCAGGTCAACAAAAAGTTCTACGGCGAAGACCCGCTGCCTGGTGGCCTGGGCGAGCGCCTGGTGCGCGATGGGAGTATGGAAAGCCTTGGCGCGCAGGAGGCCTCCCCGGCCCCATTAGCGGCCGGCAAAGTGGCCGCCAGCTCGCCGGAGGCCGAGCGCGAGCGTGAGCAGTTCAAACGCTATGCCATGAAGCGTCTCCAAGAGGGCAAGCCGGAGAAAGTGGCCGATTTTCGCTTCGAGCACCTGGGAGAGGATGAGCAGACTGCGCTCAAGGCCCAGTTGCTGGGCGGCGAGTGGAGCCTGAAACAAAAGTTGCAGTCTTTGATTGATGAGGTGCGTGAAAATGTCTGA
- the terL gene encoding phage terminase large subunit, which produces MLAQPTSQALSPEAAKREVARRELARRSLTAFGEYISPWYSTQPFHRLIDKELEDIERYVRTRGRQGNGRLIINMPPQNGKSEKASKIFPAWFLGRNPDDRVIIASYGSELAFTNSAGVRAYIRDARYANVFGERSSVDLPVGLDSEQGRVGGWDLGAPHRGGLTAAGVGGPLTGKGAHLAVIDDPFKDRSEAESPAARRKVLDWWSGVLVQRLRQGAAIVLLMTRWHPDDLAGHLLKEMAFNPEADKYRVLSLPALAAEPSQLAKNEDDQRAALSEGLWLNIKDPLGRQPGEALWPGMFPREDRLRAKANMAAYDWEALHMQMPRPRTGGFFAREWRIVEPSEVPSGLQWFRHWDLATSESARADYTCGASLAFDANGVLYIRDVRRWRTAWPESRRNLVQLSAEVDPAEIWGMEHVSFQLAAVQDMQRELAGRRSFYPVKPEGSKQERALPLQNLNDMGRVVLVRGAWNRDFVSAGNVFPRQGEHDDEIDSVTGAMQLQREYDQRHRVRGRALLGFA; this is translated from the coding sequence ATGCTGGCCCAGCCGACGAGCCAAGCGCTTAGCCCAGAGGCGGCCAAGCGCGAAGTCGCCCGGCGTGAGCTGGCGCGGCGAAGCCTCACCGCCTTCGGGGAATATATCTCGCCGTGGTACAGCACGCAGCCCTTCCACCGCCTCATCGACAAAGAGCTGGAAGATATTGAGCGCTACGTGCGCACGCGTGGCCGCCAAGGCAATGGGCGCCTGATCATCAACATGCCGCCGCAAAACGGCAAGTCGGAGAAAGCCTCCAAGATCTTCCCCGCCTGGTTCCTTGGCCGCAACCCGGATGACCGCGTCATCATCGCCAGCTACGGTTCTGAGCTGGCCTTCACCAACAGCGCCGGCGTGCGTGCCTATATTCGAGATGCGCGCTATGCCAATGTGTTTGGTGAGCGCTCCAGTGTGGATCTGCCCGTAGGGTTGGATAGCGAGCAGGGCCGCGTGGGCGGCTGGGATTTGGGCGCACCGCATCGCGGCGGCCTGACCGCTGCCGGCGTCGGCGGACCGCTCACCGGCAAAGGTGCCCACCTGGCCGTCATCGACGACCCGTTTAAAGATCGCTCTGAAGCGGAAAGCCCGGCGGCGCGTCGTAAGGTGCTGGACTGGTGGAGCGGTGTGTTGGTGCAGCGTTTGCGCCAGGGCGCCGCCATCGTGCTGCTGATGACGCGCTGGCATCCGGACGACCTGGCCGGCCACCTGCTCAAAGAGATGGCTTTCAACCCGGAGGCTGACAAGTACCGTGTGCTGAGCCTGCCGGCGCTGGCCGCCGAGCCCAGCCAGTTAGCCAAGAACGAAGACGATCAACGCGCTGCCCTCTCCGAAGGGTTGTGGCTGAACATCAAAGACCCGCTCGGCCGTCAGCCCGGCGAGGCCTTGTGGCCGGGCATGTTCCCGCGAGAAGACCGCTTGCGTGCCAAGGCCAACATGGCGGCGTATGACTGGGAAGCGCTGCACATGCAGATGCCGCGGCCGCGCACCGGCGGCTTCTTTGCCAGAGAGTGGAGGATCGTCGAGCCTTCCGAGGTGCCCAGTGGGCTGCAGTGGTTCCGCCATTGGGACTTGGCCACTTCTGAGAGCGCCCGGGCTGACTACACCTGCGGCGCCTCGCTGGCGTTTGACGCCAACGGCGTGCTCTACATCCGCGACGTGCGCCGCTGGCGCACCGCCTGGCCAGAGAGCCGGCGTAACCTGGTGCAGCTCTCGGCCGAAGTAGACCCCGCTGAGATCTGGGGCATGGAGCATGTCAGCTTCCAGCTGGCCGCGGTGCAGGACATGCAGCGTGAGCTGGCCGGCCGCCGCAGCTTCTACCCGGTGAAGCCCGAGGGCAGCAAGCAAGAGCGTGCGCTGCCGTTGCAGAACTTGAATGACATGGGGCGCGTGGTGCTGGTGCGCGGCGCGTGGAACCGTGATTTCGTCTCGGCCGGCAATGTGTTCCCCCGCCAAGGTGAGCACGACGATGAGATCGACTCTGTCACCGGCGCCATGCAGCTGCAGCGCGAATATGACCAGCGCCACCGTGTGCGCGGCAGAGCCCTCCTGGGCTTTGCATAA
- a CDS encoding ParB/RepB/Spo0J family partition protein encodes MSEQILNVPLEQIHPNPYQMRKVEDAETVAEIAASIRKSGLLEKPSARQVDGGYELVFGHTRLAAFRLLAASGEPDAGQYASMPLTIVGGLDERQMFELGVAENVKRKNLNAIELAEALKTYMEQFEATSKEAGELFGYNESTVRGKVRLLELPEAMKAKLVDGELSEVDARTLLQVQRVAPGLREDLDKVIEEAAEWHDNDLSSAARSILEDEEGVVNFDFPRDWSIDTKPENFPALPEVAADQLHAEHLNAPPACSACPFHAELDGEHFCGIAACHARKQTAWQQSMLEWAVQSTGLAAHNAATDGKVVELVSSWSWSGVEKAKKNKLMRLRVAGDERIRDYAGLPGGVVPVVLVKAKASDDKKKGPSEQQMREARLERDLLEKRKDAIADYVLRHADVFAKQIGIALPGLLLKLHREFGAVEAWTGVAAFDGSASKKDVALLQREVALSMVFSPRYKLYHSFGATDAAGFAQNGVSLVKLAKYLDAEAKAWGFKLPAAVMADAERTQKALVSAETAARAALKKAASSAKPSTKPAAAKQAGPAKAPGRPAAKKAAAGGKAKGGKK; translated from the coding sequence ATGAGCGAGCAAATTTTGAATGTGCCTTTGGAGCAGATCCACCCCAACCCGTACCAGATGCGCAAGGTTGAGGATGCGGAGACCGTGGCGGAGATCGCTGCCAGCATCCGCAAGAGCGGCCTGCTGGAGAAGCCCAGCGCCCGCCAGGTAGACGGCGGCTACGAGCTGGTGTTTGGCCACACGCGTTTGGCGGCCTTCCGGCTGCTGGCAGCCAGCGGCGAGCCGGATGCTGGGCAGTACGCCAGCATGCCGCTGACGATTGTGGGCGGCCTGGATGAGCGCCAGATGTTTGAGCTGGGTGTGGCGGAGAACGTCAAGCGCAAGAACCTGAATGCGATTGAGCTGGCCGAGGCGTTGAAGACCTACATGGAGCAGTTCGAGGCGACCAGCAAGGAGGCCGGCGAGCTGTTCGGCTACAACGAATCGACAGTGCGCGGCAAGGTGCGCCTGTTGGAGCTGCCGGAGGCTATGAAGGCCAAGCTGGTAGACGGCGAGCTGAGCGAGGTGGATGCGCGCACGCTGTTGCAGGTGCAGCGCGTGGCGCCCGGTTTGAGGGAGGACCTTGATAAGGTGATAGAGGAGGCCGCAGAATGGCACGACAACGATCTATCAAGCGCTGCACGGTCTATATTAGAAGATGAGGAGGGTGTGGTTAATTTTGATTTTCCACGTGATTGGAGCATCGATACCAAGCCGGAGAACTTCCCGGCTCTGCCCGAAGTAGCTGCCGACCAGCTACATGCGGAGCACCTGAATGCCCCGCCGGCCTGCTCAGCCTGCCCTTTCCATGCTGAGCTGGATGGTGAACACTTCTGTGGCATTGCCGCCTGCCATGCCCGTAAGCAGACGGCCTGGCAACAGAGCATGTTGGAGTGGGCGGTTCAAAGCACCGGCTTAGCAGCTCACAACGCCGCAACAGATGGCAAAGTGGTTGAGCTAGTGTCCAGTTGGAGTTGGTCAGGTGTCGAAAAGGCCAAAAAGAACAAACTCATGCGCTTGCGGGTGGCGGGTGACGAAAGGATACGCGATTACGCTGGCCTGCCTGGCGGGGTTGTGCCAGTGGTTTTGGTAAAGGCCAAGGCGAGCGATGACAAGAAAAAGGGGCCGTCTGAGCAGCAGATGCGCGAGGCAAGGCTAGAGCGGGATCTCCTGGAGAAGCGTAAGGATGCCATCGCCGACTACGTTCTGCGCCATGCAGATGTTTTTGCTAAGCAGATTGGTATCGCGCTCCCTGGTTTACTGCTGAAATTGCACAGGGAATTCGGAGCTGTTGAGGCTTGGACGGGCGTGGCAGCATTCGACGGGAGCGCAAGCAAGAAGGATGTGGCGTTGCTTCAGCGCGAAGTGGCCTTGAGTATGGTGTTCTCTCCGCGCTACAAGCTATACCATAGCTTTGGGGCTACTGATGCCGCTGGTTTTGCCCAAAACGGCGTGTCGCTGGTGAAGCTGGCCAAGTACCTGGACGCCGAAGCCAAGGCCTGGGGCTTCAAGCTGCCGGCGGCGGTCATGGCGGATGCCGAGCGTACGCAGAAGGCGCTCGTTTCTGCAGAAACGGCCGCCCGGGCGGCGCTGAAGAAGGCGGCCAGCTCGGCGAAGCCGAGCACGAAGCCTGCCGCAGCGAAGCAAGCCGGGCCTGCGAAGGCCCCCGGCAGACCTGCCGCCAAGAAGGCGGCGGCCGGCGGCAAGGCCAAGGGAGGCAAGAAGTGA
- a CDS encoding toprim domain-containing protein, whose translation MAVDIQEIKAANRLEDLVRLAGHELHGSGRYLKGREHDSFVVDTHNQSWHDNGSRLGWRTTQGDIVDWVMEWKRLGFRDAIEYLARHAGLPEPVWREDDPAAGIAARIQETALTVAARVFVHRLWRNDAAQAYARSRGWDDETIRAAGLGYTGSGTAEELAELRQAFANNQLDPEDPAAVAVLGYQGNLASWAGKHKIEELPANWREQGRVPGLPPGMLVYPHVEGGRVRYLSLRSIREKRHHNLSQLLVGTKRPYYNHAWSPREREVVIVEGQADALSLAQWGIPAVALAGASAADKLLGALSAYIHSGTVYLGLDMDQPGETAAGKLMQVLGPLARLAQWPAGDANEWLQAMASNQVAVNEQAEHARAVLREAPTVVEKLAEIAGGKQGAERDEALKQVMGTVAKLGAQDLALYRKNLAKKLRLDLREFNLLLDETKKVIETEGHGEDERYQEVVGGHFGGWLLELVYDPAKKKTLLAYRDPEGAIGKAPFVEIEGITYAPRPPDDLILQEVVVLPSGLGQGLSESELVRKIVDLLHRYYLIDPFYEQLIAYYVLFTYHSDSFRNLVYLRALGEWGSGKSQLMMIVGYLSHRLIKLTGAASEASIFRTLHLYKGSLWIDEADKVSSDTDDPFTKILNTGNQKGLPVVRMRDSGSGKYEPEAFDVFGPKLLTTRRRFDDEALESRCLTIETVKHSMGELLARGITGDLNQAFFEEAAGLRNELLLWRLRTWQPQREIERDLVDVQVQARLNQVMNPIKQIVSDPKVRDDITALTRGYQQRMVTEKSMTLESKVLQALIQIKNGPPVTKDKDGKALTAPYWDYSMGNVAKVANAIIDAENSDGETEQGESDTATGGKKLQPRGVGAIIKDRLILSTERATSGPLKRKYVVVWNEERIRGLCSEYGVEYEHD comes from the coding sequence ATGGCAGTCGATATCCAAGAGATCAAAGCGGCGAACCGCCTCGAAGACCTGGTGCGCCTGGCGGGCCACGAGCTGCACGGTAGCGGGCGCTACCTCAAGGGGCGCGAGCATGACAGCTTTGTCGTAGACACTCACAACCAGAGCTGGCATGACAACGGCAGCCGCTTGGGCTGGCGCACCACCCAGGGCGACATCGTGGATTGGGTGATGGAATGGAAGCGCCTTGGGTTCCGGGATGCGATCGAGTACCTGGCTCGGCATGCTGGCCTGCCTGAGCCTGTATGGCGTGAGGACGATCCGGCGGCAGGCATCGCCGCCCGGATCCAAGAGACGGCGCTGACCGTGGCAGCACGCGTGTTCGTGCACCGCCTGTGGCGCAACGACGCCGCGCAGGCGTATGCCCGCAGCCGCGGCTGGGACGATGAGACCATCCGGGCGGCGGGGCTGGGCTACACCGGCAGCGGTACGGCGGAGGAGCTGGCTGAGCTGCGTCAGGCCTTCGCCAACAACCAGCTGGACCCTGAGGATCCGGCGGCGGTGGCCGTGCTCGGCTACCAGGGCAACCTGGCAAGCTGGGCCGGCAAGCACAAGATCGAGGAGCTGCCGGCCAACTGGCGAGAGCAGGGCCGAGTGCCCGGCCTCCCGCCGGGGATGCTGGTCTACCCGCACGTGGAAGGCGGCCGCGTGCGCTACCTCAGCCTGCGCTCCATCCGCGAGAAGCGCCACCACAATCTCTCGCAGCTCCTGGTGGGCACCAAGCGGCCGTACTACAACCATGCCTGGTCACCACGTGAGCGCGAGGTGGTGATCGTCGAGGGCCAGGCCGACGCGCTCAGCCTGGCGCAATGGGGCATCCCTGCGGTGGCGTTGGCAGGGGCCAGCGCCGCCGACAAGCTGCTCGGTGCACTGAGCGCCTACATACACAGCGGCACGGTGTACCTGGGGCTGGATATGGACCAGCCCGGCGAGACGGCGGCGGGCAAGCTGATGCAGGTGCTTGGCCCGTTGGCGCGGTTGGCGCAGTGGCCCGCCGGCGATGCCAACGAGTGGCTGCAGGCAATGGCCAGTAATCAGGTTGCGGTTAACGAGCAAGCTGAACATGCGCGGGCCGTGCTGCGCGAAGCGCCTACGGTGGTGGAGAAATTGGCAGAAATCGCCGGAGGCAAGCAAGGCGCCGAGCGAGACGAAGCACTTAAGCAAGTAATGGGCACGGTGGCCAAGCTGGGTGCGCAAGACCTGGCGCTCTACCGCAAAAATTTGGCCAAAAAGCTGCGCCTCGATTTGCGGGAATTCAACCTGTTGCTGGATGAGACCAAGAAGGTGATCGAGACCGAGGGACACGGCGAAGATGAGCGTTACCAGGAGGTGGTGGGCGGTCACTTTGGCGGCTGGCTGCTGGAGTTGGTGTATGACCCTGCCAAAAAGAAGACGCTACTGGCGTACCGTGACCCGGAGGGGGCGATTGGCAAGGCACCGTTCGTCGAGATCGAGGGCATCACGTATGCTCCGAGACCCCCGGACGATTTGATCCTGCAAGAGGTAGTAGTGCTGCCCTCAGGTCTTGGCCAAGGACTTAGTGAGAGTGAATTGGTGCGCAAAATCGTCGATCTGCTGCACCGCTACTACCTGATCGACCCTTTTTATGAGCAATTAATCGCCTATTACGTGCTGTTCACCTACCACTCCGATAGCTTCCGCAACCTCGTGTACCTGCGCGCTCTCGGCGAATGGGGGTCGGGCAAATCGCAGTTGATGATGATCGTTGGGTACCTCTCGCACAGGCTGATCAAGCTCACGGGGGCTGCCAGCGAAGCTTCGATTTTTCGCACATTGCACCTGTACAAGGGATCCTTGTGGATTGACGAGGCCGATAAGGTCAGCTCCGATACGGATGACCCATTCACAAAGATCCTCAACACAGGCAATCAGAAGGGGCTGCCTGTCGTACGCATGCGCGATTCTGGGTCTGGCAAGTATGAGCCGGAGGCCTTTGACGTATTTGGCCCCAAGCTGCTAACCACGCGCCGGCGCTTTGATGACGAGGCCTTAGAAAGCCGCTGCCTGACGATCGAGACCGTCAAGCATTCAATGGGTGAGCTGCTAGCTCGGGGTATTACTGGTGATCTGAACCAGGCATTTTTCGAGGAGGCTGCTGGACTGCGCAACGAGCTGCTCCTGTGGCGCCTGCGCACCTGGCAGCCCCAACGAGAGATTGAGCGTGACCTGGTGGATGTGCAGGTACAGGCGCGACTAAACCAAGTCATGAACCCCATCAAGCAGATCGTCTCGGATCCAAAGGTGCGGGATGACATCACTGCTCTCACCCGCGGCTACCAACAGCGCATGGTGACCGAGAAGAGCATGACGCTGGAGAGCAAGGTACTGCAGGCGCTGATCCAGATCAAGAATGGCCCACCGGTCACCAAGGATAAGGACGGCAAAGCGCTCACTGCCCCGTACTGGGATTACTCGATGGGCAATGTGGCCAAGGTGGCCAATGCAATCATCGACGCGGAGAACTCTGACGGGGAGACGGAGCAGGGTGAGAGCGACACTGCGACCGGCGGCAAGAAGCTGCAACCACGCGGCGTGGGCGCCATCATCAAAGACCGACTGATCCTGAGCACAGAACGCGCCACCAGTGGCCCGTTGAAGCGCAAGTACGTGGTGGTTTGGAACGAAGAGCGCATCCGCGGCCTGTGCAGCGAGTACGGCGTGGAGTACGAGCATGACTAG